In Thermoplasmatales archaeon, the following are encoded in one genomic region:
- a CDS encoding aminotransferase class V-fold PLP-dependent enzyme → MLLIPGPVDVPGIVKEGSAYVQNHRSPEFKNIVAKCRELLTEFSGSSESVATTGSGTTAVESMIYSFNKPRDEVLCFSFGEFGNRLADSIRNRGCNLTLVGKGENTIIEKGEVSDYVRKNKGISSLYLVHNETGNGTELKNLKEIVSEAKSLGLNVYVDSVSGFGATEIAVDNWGIDAVATCSQKGLASVPGLGIVLLGKDTLDKLRNQLYCPAYLNLAISVKFFQKNETPYTPSTGSFRSLYYALQILKNEGLVRRWKRHEVLSRIVRETLIRMGVKIYGTSKNFSNSVIAFDPGVPVEKFVYELANEDIIVSRGMGSFRDSMVRVGILGVVDNVKISRFLNASSKILGSSERVDPENFPEESRFYKKWLEIDR, encoded by the coding sequence TTGTTACTTATCCCAGGACCAGTTGATGTACCGGGCATTGTGAAAGAGGGGTCGGCATATGTGCAGAATCATCGATCACCTGAATTCAAAAATATCGTCGCAAAATGCAGAGAACTTTTAACGGAATTTTCTGGATCTAGCGAAAGTGTAGCTACAACGGGCAGTGGCACAACTGCAGTGGAATCCATGATATATTCCTTTAACAAACCTCGAGATGAAGTGCTCTGCTTTTCATTCGGTGAGTTTGGAAATAGGCTTGCTGACAGTATAAGAAACAGGGGCTGCAATCTGACACTGGTAGGGAAAGGAGAGAACACAATTATAGAGAAAGGCGAGGTATCAGACTACGTTCGAAAGAACAAAGGAATATCATCGCTCTATCTCGTTCATAACGAGACAGGCAACGGGACGGAATTGAAAAACCTCAAGGAAATAGTATCAGAAGCCAAGTCGTTGGGCTTGAACGTATATGTTGACTCTGTGTCTGGGTTTGGTGCAACTGAGATAGCGGTGGACAATTGGGGTATTGATGCGGTCGCTACGTGTAGTCAGAAGGGCCTGGCCTCTGTACCTGGGCTCGGGATAGTTTTGCTTGGAAAGGATACATTAGATAAACTCCGAAACCAGCTATACTGCCCTGCCTATCTTAACCTGGCAATCTCTGTGAAATTTTTTCAGAAGAATGAAACACCGTATACACCCTCAACAGGTTCTTTCAGATCGCTTTATTACGCACTTCAAATCCTAAAGAATGAAGGATTAGTAAGGAGATGGAAAAGACATGAAGTCCTCAGCAGAATAGTGAGGGAAACGTTAATTCGTATGGGCGTTAAAATTTATGGGACATCAAAGAATTTTTCTAATTCAGTTATTGCTTTCGACCCAGGTGTACCTGTGGAAAAGTTCGTGTACGAGCTTGCAAATGAGGACATTATTGTTTCTCGAGGAATGGGAAGTTTCAGAGACAGTATGGTGAGAGTTGGGATTCTAGGAGTGGTTGACAATGTTAAGATTTCCAGGTTTCTTAATGCGTCATCCAAGATACTGGGCAGTTCAGAGCGTGTCGATCCAGAGAACTTTCCAGAAGAATCTAGATTTTATAAGAAATGGCTGGAGATCGATAGGTAA
- a CDS encoding PadR family transcriptional regulator, with the protein MYGRMNEEGWTHEHRHGGRMGNREWGMFGGLRNLVLDVLSEKAMRGSEIMDETFSRSMGRWRPSPGTIYPLLSQLEKEGFVKKLDDGRYELTQSGKEELSIKRSIMQGFSPFSRPKTVDEMLSEIDSYMNYFTDLGGEMSTYKDKLAELVSKLNGIISKTK; encoded by the coding sequence ATGTATGGACGAATGAATGAAGAAGGATGGACACATGAGCACAGGCATGGAGGAAGAATGGGAAACAGGGAATGGGGCATGTTTGGAGGCCTCAGAAATCTAGTGCTTGATGTTCTTTCCGAGAAGGCTATGAGGGGTTCTGAAATTATGGACGAGACATTTTCTAGAAGCATGGGGCGTTGGAGACCAAGCCCTGGTACAATATATCCGTTACTTTCCCAATTAGAAAAAGAAGGTTTCGTCAAAAAACTCGATGACGGTAGGTATGAACTGACACAGTCCGGGAAAGAAGAACTATCAATAAAGAGATCAATAATGCAGGGATTCTCTCCATTCTCAAGACCAAAAACTGTGGACGAGATGCTATCGGAGATTGACTCTTACATGAACTACTTCACAGATCTTGGAGGAGAGATGTCAACTTATAAAGATAAGTTAGCCGAGCTCGTCAGCAAACTGAACGGTATCATATCTAAAACAAAATAA
- a CDS encoding DUF998 domain-containing protein, with protein sequence MLSRKREIQFASLFLFIGVAEFMILMFIAEFIFPGYSVSHNYISDLGNYRMHPASAYIFNTSIILLGIFIILSGYFLRKFYFPLGIVFILAGIGAMGVGTFPEYYFVPHTIAAFLAFLMISIAPLFILMKIRNMNTLLWVVLGLIGLVALILYGSGHFLGLGHGGMERLIVYPNFIWALFFAGYLSGNLSQDEIIGAPKNKNPA encoded by the coding sequence ATGTTATCAAGAAAGAGAGAAATACAGTTTGCGAGTTTATTTCTTTTCATAGGTGTAGCCGAATTTATGATTTTGATGTTCATCGCAGAATTTATTTTCCCCGGATACAGTGTTTCCCACAACTACATCAGTGATCTTGGCAATTACAGGATGCATCCAGCATCCGCATATATATTCAATACGTCGATAATCCTCCTTGGAATTTTTATAATTCTTTCTGGTTACTTCTTGAGAAAGTTTTATTTTCCACTCGGAATTGTGTTTATATTGGCTGGTATCGGCGCGATGGGCGTCGGAACATTCCCAGAGTATTATTTCGTTCCTCATACAATAGCTGCATTCCTTGCTTTTTTGATGATCTCTATTGCCCCATTGTTTATATTAATGAAGATAAGAAACATGAATACTCTTCTATGGGTTGTTCTGGGCCTAATAGGATTAGTTGCACTGATACTGTACGGGAGTGGACATTTTCTTGGCCTTGGGCACGGAGGAATGGAAAGACTAATCGTGTATCCAAACTTCATATGGGCGCTCTTTTTTGCTGGATATTTGTCCGGTAACCTATCGCAAGACGAAATTATCGGCGCTCCGAAGAACAAAAATCCTGCATAA
- a CDS encoding 3-phosphoglycerate dehydrogenase, translating to METDTARSNYKILVCDKVDDILVSGLTSRKLNVSYEPEISSQELMQRIPEFDAIVVRSRTKVTADIIERARKLKVIARAGVGIDNIDVKSAQKNNIKIVTAAGSSTDSVVELAISLAINLARHIPELCSNAKKGSFNKRTGIELHSKTAGIIGFGRIGFQTAMVLRTLGMDIVAYDPIQNEERIKSVSGRYSTLQDLLKVSDIIFLMVTLDSGSKPVLQENELSFLKHSAIIVNTSRAEAIHGPSLLNYLKLNRSAAYATDVLENEPPVKEWERELISLDNVIVTPHIGAQTVEAQQRIAMMTLERLLETIGVE from the coding sequence GTGGAAACCGACACCGCAAGATCGAATTATAAAATACTTGTTTGTGACAAAGTTGATGACATACTGGTTTCTGGATTGACATCTAGAAAACTGAACGTGAGCTACGAGCCTGAAATATCTTCTCAGGAACTTATGCAACGCATTCCTGAGTTTGACGCAATAGTCGTTAGAAGCAGGACAAAAGTTACAGCTGATATCATTGAGAGAGCTAGAAAACTAAAGGTTATAGCAAGAGCTGGAGTAGGTATCGATAATATAGATGTAAAGTCTGCTCAAAAGAACAATATAAAGATAGTGACTGCAGCAGGATCCTCCACTGATTCTGTGGTAGAACTTGCAATCTCTCTTGCAATTAACCTGGCAAGACACATACCAGAGCTTTGTTCTAATGCAAAGAAAGGCTCCTTCAATAAAAGAACAGGCATAGAACTACATTCTAAAACAGCTGGCATTATTGGCTTTGGACGTATAGGATTTCAAACTGCAATGGTTCTCAGAACGCTTGGAATGGATATCGTTGCGTATGATCCGATACAGAACGAAGAGCGAATAAAATCAGTGTCCGGGAGGTATTCTACACTTCAAGATCTCCTTAAGGTCTCCGACATTATTTTTCTGATGGTAACGCTAGATAGCGGATCTAAACCAGTTCTGCAGGAAAACGAACTATCGTTTCTAAAACATTCCGCTATTATCGTCAATACCAGCAGAGCTGAGGCTATTCATGGACCTTCGTTATTGAATTATCTGAAGCTGAATAGATCCGCTGCATATGCTACCGACGTGCTTGAGAACGAACCTCCAGTTAAAGAATGGGAAAGGGAGCTTATTTCACTTGACAATGTTATAGTAACACCACATATTGGTGCACAGACCGTAGAAGCTCAGCAAAGAATTGCAATGATGACCCTAGAAAGACTCCTCGAAACGATAGGAGTTGAGTAA
- a CDS encoding FMN-binding negative transcriptional regulator produces MYNPKSFKVTDREKIVEFVRKNSLGLLISYSDEEFYTSHIPFLVNNECTILTGHLAKANPQWRNLDKKKALIIFQSINHYISPTWYNEKGAVPTWNYISIRVSGNAKIISDESKIMKIVDDLSDFFEPMYGGKWKADWEDKQTSDMLKSIVGLQIEVMEVEGKWKLSQNHQTANKEALIRSLLNLGDHSAKEMADEMQNLIDKSDRAS; encoded by the coding sequence GTGTACAACCCTAAATCATTCAAGGTAACGGATAGGGAGAAGATAGTCGAATTTGTTAGAAAAAATAGTCTTGGATTATTAATTTCATATTCCGACGAAGAATTTTACACTTCACATATACCGTTCCTAGTTAATAATGAGTGCACAATTCTTACTGGCCATTTAGCTAAGGCCAATCCCCAGTGGAGAAATCTGGATAAGAAAAAAGCACTTATTATTTTTCAGAGCATAAACCATTACATATCTCCAACATGGTATAATGAAAAGGGAGCAGTTCCGACATGGAACTACATATCTATACGTGTGAGTGGAAATGCAAAAATAATTTCAGATGAGAGTAAGATCATGAAAATAGTGGACGATCTTTCTGATTTCTTCGAGCCAATGTATGGAGGCAAATGGAAGGCTGATTGGGAAGATAAGCAAACGTCGGATATGCTGAAAAGCATAGTTGGTCTACAAATAGAAGTTATGGAAGTAGAGGGAAAATGGAAACTCAGCCAGAATCACCAGACAGCTAACAAGGAAGCTCTCATAAGGAGCCTTCTAAATTTGGGAGATCATTCTGCAAAGGAAATGGCTGACGAAATGCAAAACCTTATTGATAAATCCGATAGAGCAAGCTAG
- a CDS encoding peroxiredoxin — translation MTLPIGSHAPDFKGTDENGNTVTLSEVLKDTNVVLYFYPKDETPGCTKEACTFRDNWEDISKLGATVIGISSDSVESHHKFKENHSLPFTLISDPDKTIRKAYDAVGALLPPRISYVITKDGTIVHVYNSQMNPAKHVALAKEKLKSIANK, via the coding sequence ATGACTCTGCCTATAGGATCACATGCGCCTGATTTTAAGGGAACCGACGAAAATGGAAATACCGTAACTCTCTCTGAAGTCCTCAAAGACACAAACGTTGTACTTTACTTTTATCCAAAAGATGAAACACCAGGCTGCACAAAGGAGGCCTGCACCTTCAGAGATAACTGGGAAGACATTAGCAAGCTTGGCGCAACAGTGATAGGCATAAGTTCTGATTCCGTTGAATCCCATCATAAATTTAAGGAGAACCATTCTCTCCCATTTACCCTCATTAGTGATCCCGACAAAACTATAAGGAAAGCCTACGACGCAGTTGGTGCCTTGCTCCCTCCTCGAATTAGTTATGTCATTACTAAAGACGGGACTATAGTCCATGTATATAATTCACAGATGAATCCAGCAAAGCATGTTGCCCTGGCTAAGGAAAAATTGAAGAGCATAGCAAATAAATGA
- a CDS encoding citrate synthase, protein MINSNQISPGLEDVNIKWTRLTSIDGNKGILRYGGYSIDDIIKSGADVGEIQYLFLNGKLPNKEEFKNFSESVERGYNVPDYVIKSIRNLPLESDSVAMQMASFASLAAAKAKFRWDKDKDRTNAAEAIGIMLGVTANVYRHFMGLEPVVPEKKGGFAETFLNACFDRKPSKEEVEAMNAALILYTDHEVPASTTAGLVAVSTLSDMYSGVTAALAALKGPLHGGAAEAAIAQFASIGSEDNVEKWFDENIVNNKSRLMGFGHRVYRTWDPRGTIFREKARVLVKNNKEAENLFKIALKLQDLAVPRFGNKGIYPNTDYYSGIVYMSLGFPLKNNIYTGLFALSRITGLMAHFIEYVEEQQRLIRPRSIYRGPEPRDFVPINKR, encoded by the coding sequence ATGATAAATTCGAATCAGATAAGCCCAGGTTTGGAAGACGTTAACATCAAGTGGACAAGATTAACAAGCATAGATGGAAACAAGGGTATCTTAAGATACGGCGGTTACTCCATAGATGATATTATAAAATCTGGCGCCGATGTAGGAGAAATACAGTACCTATTCCTTAATGGAAAATTGCCCAATAAGGAGGAATTCAAAAATTTTTCTGAAAGCGTCGAAAGAGGGTATAATGTTCCTGACTATGTGATCAAATCGATTAGAAATCTTCCTTTGGAATCGGATTCTGTTGCAATGCAGATGGCTTCTTTTGCCTCACTTGCTGCTGCAAAAGCCAAATTCAGGTGGGATAAAGATAAAGACAGGACTAACGCGGCTGAAGCCATAGGGATTATGTTAGGAGTCACCGCAAATGTCTATAGACATTTTATGGGTCTCGAGCCAGTAGTTCCAGAGAAGAAGGGAGGTTTTGCAGAAACTTTTCTGAACGCATGCTTTGACAGGAAACCCTCAAAAGAAGAAGTAGAAGCGATGAACGCTGCTTTGATATTATACACTGATCATGAGGTACCAGCCTCGACAACCGCCGGCCTTGTCGCCGTATCAACCCTTTCCGACATGTATTCAGGGGTTACAGCCGCACTTGCAGCATTAAAAGGACCTTTGCATGGTGGCGCTGCTGAGGCCGCGATAGCGCAATTCGCCTCAATCGGATCGGAGGACAACGTTGAAAAGTGGTTCGACGAAAATATAGTTAATAATAAGAGCAGGTTGATGGGATTTGGGCACAGAGTGTACAGAACCTGGGACCCAAGAGGGACAATATTCAGAGAGAAAGCTAGAGTGCTGGTGAAAAACAATAAGGAGGCTGAGAATCTTTTCAAGATCGCGTTAAAGCTTCAAGATCTTGCTGTTCCTAGATTCGGTAATAAGGGCATATACCCGAATACAGACTATTATTCCGGAATTGTATACATGTCTCTTGGTTTCCCATTAAAGAACAATATTTATACGGGCTTATTTGCGCTTTCCAGGATAACGGGACTTATGGCCCATTTCATAGAGTACGTTGAAGAGCAGCAACGTTTGATACGACCAAGAAGTATATACAGGGGTCCGGAACCAAGAGATTTTGTACCTATAAATAAAAGATAA
- a CDS encoding site-specific DNA-methyltransferase translates to MEQSSNHPDSVGKSAILSRQVIVQALSNSRIWNADCIKGMKKLQPKSVDVVVTSPPYNIGARYKTYRDNMGRAEYLSWMKDVALQINRVLSDEGSFFLNMGSKPTDPWVPWEVAMQMREFFNLQNVIVWVKSISISKKDVGNYGKITDDMTVGHLKPVNSRRYLGKNHEYIFHFTKSGHLDLDKLSIGARYQDKSNIRRFHREKDLRDRGDVWFIPYKTIRSASQERPHPATFPPKLPEMCIKLHGVEKAKTVMDPFMGIGSTAIASVSLGIKCIGFEIDKYYCKYTKNRMNKIFGQ, encoded by the coding sequence ATGGAGCAGAGCAGCAATCATCCTGACAGCGTTGGCAAATCTGCTATTCTGAGCAGGCAGGTAATTGTGCAGGCTCTGTCCAATTCAAGAATATGGAACGCAGACTGCATAAAAGGCATGAAGAAACTTCAGCCAAAAAGTGTAGACGTTGTTGTAACTTCACCTCCTTATAACATTGGAGCTCGGTACAAAACATACAGGGACAATATGGGACGCGCTGAATACTTGTCTTGGATGAAAGATGTCGCTTTACAAATAAATAGGGTTTTGAGTGACGAGGGATCTTTTTTCCTCAACATGGGTTCGAAGCCAACAGATCCCTGGGTTCCCTGGGAAGTGGCAATGCAGATGCGTGAGTTTTTTAACCTGCAAAATGTAATAGTATGGGTGAAGAGCATTTCCATATCTAAAAAAGACGTTGGGAACTACGGAAAGATAACGGACGACATGACAGTAGGGCACCTCAAGCCAGTTAATAGCAGGAGGTACCTAGGTAAAAATCATGAGTACATTTTTCATTTTACAAAATCCGGGCACTTGGATCTGGATAAGCTATCCATAGGTGCAAGATACCAGGATAAATCAAATATTAGGAGGTTTCACAGGGAAAAAGATCTAAGGGATCGAGGCGATGTTTGGTTCATACCGTATAAGACGATTCGTTCAGCTAGCCAGGAGCGCCCTCATCCCGCTACTTTTCCTCCAAAATTGCCAGAAATGTGCATAAAACTCCATGGTGTTGAAAAGGCAAAGACAGTTATGGACCCTTTTATGGGGATAGGAAGCACTGCCATTGCATCGGTATCGCTCGGTATAAAATGTATCGGTTTCGAAATAGATAAATACTATTGCAAGTACACGAAAAATAGAATGAATAAAATTTTCGGGCAATAA
- a CDS encoding branched-chain amino acid transaminase — protein MEQKIWINGSLVNKSDAKVPILTQSLQYGTGIFEGIRSYESEENGFVFRLYDHMVRFTESAKIYRMKLGFTAKDLSQAVIDTIKENGLKSCYVRPFAFFSDETVSLATDSLNVSVAIATVDLGKYFGSNAHKGLNCMTSSWRRINSNILPVHAKASGNYLNSCLASTEAKLAGYDESLMLSGEGYISEGPGENIFMVKDGMIITPGMEASILKGITRDSVIKIAKDLGYTVKERLIHRDEIYSADEAFLCGTAAEITHVRSLDRVVIGDGNAGIVTKDLRDNFEKALSGKSEKYKEWITPVY, from the coding sequence ATGGAGCAGAAGATTTGGATAAATGGATCGCTTGTTAATAAGTCCGACGCAAAAGTGCCAATTCTAACACAATCACTGCAGTACGGCACTGGAATATTCGAGGGTATAAGATCCTATGAATCGGAAGAAAATGGCTTTGTTTTTAGGCTATATGACCACATGGTTAGATTCACTGAATCAGCAAAGATTTACAGAATGAAGTTGGGCTTCACTGCTAAGGATCTTTCGCAGGCTGTTATTGATACAATAAAGGAAAACGGCCTAAAATCCTGCTACGTAAGGCCATTTGCGTTTTTTTCTGATGAAACCGTTTCCCTTGCAACAGACAGCCTTAATGTTAGCGTTGCTATAGCCACAGTAGATCTCGGAAAGTACTTCGGATCGAATGCCCACAAAGGACTTAACTGCATGACCTCTTCCTGGAGAAGAATTAACTCTAATATTCTTCCTGTGCACGCGAAAGCAAGCGGAAATTACCTGAATTCCTGCTTAGCTAGTACTGAAGCAAAACTTGCTGGTTATGATGAAAGCTTGATGCTATCTGGGGAGGGTTATATTTCAGAGGGCCCTGGCGAGAATATATTCATGGTAAAGGATGGCATGATAATTACTCCGGGTATGGAAGCAAGCATACTCAAAGGAATCACAAGGGATTCCGTTATAAAAATAGCAAAAGATCTCGGCTATACGGTTAAGGAGAGACTGATTCATAGGGACGAAATTTACTCCGCAGACGAAGCTTTCCTCTGTGGAACCGCCGCTGAAATAACTCATGTAAGGAGTCTTGACAGAGTGGTTATCGGAGACGGGAACGCAGGAATTGTCACTAAGGATCTTAGAGACAACTTTGAGAAAGCCCTTTCAGGAAAGAGCGAGAAGTACAAAGAATGGATTACTCCAGTATATTGA
- a CDS encoding glycosyltransferase family 2 protein: protein MYKNNEEKHLGPRLGISIWIMAIIFFPLIFFVILNSTDIWTPFTIYATLSWSFGLPIIAISFIGGLSSRKFRISDFKGRTSKRVLFEVPTIGNIANLNSLYRVVDSIIKFAPANLDNWRVDLVLEEWSEGIELIRSRYADNNKVNLIIVPKGYTSRMKSVNKSRALQYALDYHVSRGENDRETWIFHLDDDASVGSDTIAAIAEHLKFKGEKYLLAQGVLAFPHSNSNSIIPKFADSMRPTDDLTRFYFFTALIKTPLVGLHGENLLVRSDVEAEIGWDNGNRPISDDSCFGLSFSERYPGRSSFLPAFTYGASPCSISDMLRQRRRWLVDLTNLGIYGPLPLKYRLIFIYSVLFWSSMVTQNIIFGLIVLQSLHIIAFELITPPMGVMWAFTYSFWIWFYWNGLHINHQVTEKKKPFWKKALIMVPLFFFVIGPLETVGGIWGLYAFLKKEKRFQVIMKPN, encoded by the coding sequence ATGTACAAAAATAATGAGGAAAAACATCTAGGCCCCAGATTGGGTATAAGTATCTGGATTATGGCAATAATATTCTTCCCGTTAATATTTTTTGTAATATTGAATTCTACTGACATCTGGACACCTTTCACCATTTATGCCACACTCTCGTGGTCCTTCGGTCTCCCTATAATAGCCATTTCATTCATAGGGGGATTAAGTTCCAGAAAATTCAGGATTTCTGACTTTAAGGGAAGAACTTCGAAAAGGGTCCTATTCGAGGTCCCCACTATAGGCAATATTGCAAATCTAAATTCCCTATACAGAGTTGTAGATTCCATAATAAAATTTGCCCCTGCAAACCTTGATAACTGGCGCGTTGACCTTGTCCTAGAGGAGTGGTCGGAGGGAATTGAACTCATTAGGAGCAGATATGCCGATAACAACAAGGTGAATCTGATAATTGTACCAAAAGGATATACCTCTAGAATGAAATCTGTAAACAAATCAAGGGCATTACAGTACGCTTTAGATTACCACGTTTCTCGCGGAGAAAATGACAGGGAGACTTGGATATTCCATCTAGATGATGATGCTTCGGTAGGTTCCGATACCATAGCTGCCATAGCTGAGCATCTGAAATTCAAGGGAGAAAAATATCTTCTCGCTCAAGGAGTTCTTGCTTTTCCACACAGCAATTCAAATTCAATAATCCCAAAATTTGCCGATTCAATGAGGCCAACTGACGATCTTACAAGATTCTATTTCTTCACAGCGTTGATAAAGACCCCTCTCGTTGGCCTCCATGGCGAAAATTTACTAGTGAGATCCGATGTTGAAGCAGAGATAGGCTGGGATAACGGGAACAGACCAATCTCCGATGATAGCTGCTTTGGTTTATCGTTTTCGGAACGTTATCCAGGACGTTCTTCTTTTCTTCCTGCTTTTACCTATGGAGCTTCCCCATGCAGCATTTCCGACATGTTGAGACAGAGACGTCGTTGGCTAGTCGATTTAACGAATCTTGGTATCTATGGTCCACTTCCGTTGAAATATAGACTCATTTTCATCTACTCTGTTCTTTTCTGGAGCAGCATGGTAACACAGAACATCATCTTTGGTCTTATTGTTCTTCAGTCTCTTCATATTATAGCTTTTGAGCTGATTACTCCACCAATGGGAGTAATGTGGGCGTTTACATACAGCTTCTGGATCTGGTTCTACTGGAACGGTTTACACATCAACCATCAGGTTACAGAAAAAAAGAAACCGTTTTGGAAAAAGGCACTAATAATGGTTCCACTGTTTTTCTTTGTGATAGGCCCACTTGAAACCGTTGGAGGCATCTGGGGATTATACGCTTTCTTAAAGAAAGAAAAAAGGTTTCAAGTAATTATGAAACCAAACTAA
- a CDS encoding peroxiredoxin, which produces MLRIEEMAPDFETEAYFPESKEIKTVKLSDYRGKWVILTFYPGDFTFVCATDIEALMGSYDKFLEDGAQVFGISEDSVFSHKAWCDTSPRVSKSKIPLIDDYKKEIARDYGFLDSKGYQAQRGLVIIDPEGKVQYVALFNNGLGKDVRHIYSAFMGLKVLHDTPASEGHMCAIPANWEPGNEALDINIVNDIGKL; this is translated from the coding sequence ATGTTGAGAATAGAAGAAATGGCACCAGATTTTGAAACAGAGGCGTACTTCCCTGAGAGTAAAGAGATAAAGACAGTAAAACTATCTGATTATAGGGGAAAATGGGTTATCCTGACATTCTATCCAGGAGATTTTACTTTCGTTTGCGCCACGGATATCGAGGCTCTTATGGGTTCTTATGATAAGTTCCTGGAAGACGGAGCTCAGGTTTTTGGAATAAGTGAGGATTCCGTTTTCTCTCATAAAGCGTGGTGTGACACATCTCCACGAGTAAGCAAAAGCAAAATCCCGCTTATAGATGATTACAAGAAAGAGATTGCCAGAGATTATGGTTTCCTTGATTCGAAAGGGTACCAAGCGCAGAGGGGTCTTGTAATTATCGATCCAGAGGGGAAAGTTCAGTACGTTGCGTTATTCAACAACGGCCTCGGAAAAGATGTGAGGCACATTTATTCCGCGTTTATGGGCTTAAAGGTTCTGCATGACACGCCTGCGAGTGAAGGGCACATGTGTGCAATTCCAGCTAACTGGGAACCTGGGAACGAAGCGCTGGATATTAACATCGTCAACGACATAGGGAAACTTTAA
- a CDS encoding cyclase family protein translates to MSKQNIIDLTRSVETFMPVWPTAPLPEIKPVGIISRDGYNIETISSTTHTGTHIDAPYHFDEMGKKVDEIDLSTLIGPGYCIRVKSEGHEIEIEELESKWKEDYSGKIILLNTGWSRKRSFAREFLYDFPGLSMDAAKFLYDKKAKVVGIDTLGMDPFERTDFPVHRYLLARDIPFIEDLSNLDALKEGTEYTIVALPLKLKGASGSLARVVAISQ, encoded by the coding sequence ATGAGCAAACAAAACATTATTGATCTGACGAGATCTGTGGAAACATTTATGCCGGTATGGCCAACAGCTCCGTTGCCCGAGATTAAACCTGTAGGAATAATAAGCCGTGATGGATATAATATTGAAACCATTTCATCGACGACTCATACCGGGACACATATTGATGCCCCATATCATTTTGACGAAATGGGAAAAAAGGTTGACGAGATCGATCTTAGCACGCTAATAGGGCCCGGATATTGTATAAGGGTGAAAAGTGAGGGCCACGAGATAGAAATCGAGGAACTAGAGAGTAAATGGAAAGAAGACTATTCTGGGAAGATCATCCTTCTCAATACAGGATGGAGCAGGAAGAGATCGTTTGCCAGAGAATTTCTATACGACTTCCCTGGGTTGAGCATGGATGCTGCGAAATTTCTCTACGATAAGAAAGCAAAAGTTGTCGGAATCGACACATTGGGTATGGATCCATTCGAAAGAACAGATTTTCCTGTACACAGGTATCTTCTTGCTAGAGACATACCCTTTATAGAAGATCTCAGCAACCTTGATGCACTGAAGGAGGGCACAGAATACACAATAGTTGCTCTTCCTCTGAAACTGAAGGGGGCCAGTGGGTCGCTGGCAAGAGTTGTTGCAATCTCTCAGTAA
- a CDS encoding ATP-binding protein, whose amino-acid sequence MFQQKFVDRIEEMKILESARSAKVASLFILYGRRRIGKTELISKFIGDRRVYFLATAEGDKENINSFKSMMSKFLGDESILTANFDDWYSFFSVLTSSSSFQTKTSRSKIIIAIDEFPYLIECGDAGQASSLSFSTRICP is encoded by the coding sequence ATGTTTCAACAAAAATTTGTAGACCGGATTGAAGAAATGAAAATTCTGGAAAGTGCAAGATCCGCAAAAGTGGCTTCGTTATTCATTCTTTATGGTAGAAGAAGGATTGGGAAAACAGAATTGATCAGTAAGTTTATAGGTGATAGACGTGTTTATTTCCTTGCAACCGCAGAAGGAGACAAGGAAAACATAAACAGTTTCAAATCTATGATGTCAAAGTTCCTGGGTGATGAAAGCATCCTTACAGCAAACTTTGATGATTGGTATTCCTTTTTCAGTGTTCTTACCTCCAGTAGTTCATTTCAAACAAAGACTAGCAGATCAAAGATCATAATAGCTATAGATGAATTTCCTTATCTTATAGAGTGCGGGGACGCTGGTCAAGCCTCTTCATTATCTTTTTCGACTCGAATCTGTCCCTAA